Proteins from a single region of Ailuropoda melanoleuca isolate Jingjing chromosome 15, ASM200744v2, whole genome shotgun sequence:
- the TCF20 gene encoding transcription factor 20 isoform X1: MQSFREQSSYHGDQQSYPQEVHGSSRIEEFSPRQAQMFQNFGGAGGSSGGSGGSSGSGRRGTATTAAMASETSGHQGYQGFRKEAGDFYYMTGSKDPVTTGTPQPPQRRPSGPVQSYGPPQGSSFGNQYGSEGHVGQFQAQHSALGGVSHYQQDYTGPFSPGSAQYQQQASSQQQQQQVQQLRQQLYQSHQPLPQTTGQPASGSSHLQPMQRTSTLPSSATGYQLRVGQFGQHYQSSAASSSSSFPSPQRFSQSGQSYDGSYSVNAGSQYEGHSVGSNAQAYGTQSNYSYQPQSMKSFEQAKMPQGTQQGQQQAQPPAQPPQQHAPQHVMQYSNAAGKLPLQAQVGQYSQPEVPVRSPMQFHQNFSPISNPSPAASVVQSPSCSSTPSPLMQSGENLQCGQGSVPMGSRNRILQLMPQLSPTPSMMPSPNSHAAGFKGFGLEGVPEKRLTDPGLSSLSALSTQVANLPNTVQHMLLSDALTPQKKNAKRPSSSSKKADSCTNSEGSSQPEEQLKSPMAESLDGGCSSSSEDQGERVRQLSGQSTSSDTTYKGGASEKAGSSPAQGTQNEAPRLNASPAAREEAASPGAKDTPLSSEGNPKVNEKTVGVIVSREAMTGRVEKPGGQDKGSQEDDPAAPQRPPSAGGAKETGHPSVPQPEPPGGGSKGSKNVDNNSNHNGEGNGQGGHSAVGPSFIGRSEPSKSPGSLRYSYKDSFGSAVPRNVSGFPQYPTGQDKGDFTGHGERKGRNEKFPSLLQEVLQGYHHHPDRRYSRGTQEHQGVAAGLEGATRPNVLVSQTNELASRGLLNKSIGSLLENPHWGPWERKSSGTAPEMKQINLADYPIPRKFEIEPQSSAHEPGGSLSERRSVICDISPLRQIVRDPGAHSLGHMGADTRLGRSERLNPSLSQSVILPGGLVSMETKLKSQSGQIKEEDFEQSKSQASFNNKKSGDHCHPASIKHESYRGNASPGAAHDSISDYGPQDSRPTPMRRVPGRVGGREGMRGRSPSQYHDFSEKLKMSPGRSRGPGGDPHHMNPHMTFSERANRSSLHAPFSPNSESLASAYHTNTRAHAYGDPNAGLNSQLHYKRQMYQQQQEEYKDWSSSSAQGVIAAAQHRQEGPRKSPRQQQFLDRVRSPLKNDKDGMMYGPPMGTYHDPSGQEGGRCLMSSDGLSNKGIELKHGSQKLQQESCWDLSRQTSPAKSSGPPGMSSQKRYGPPHEADGHGLADTSQSSKPSNVMLRLPGQEDHSSQNPLIMRRRVRSFISPIPSKRQSQDVKNSNTEDKGRLLHPPKEGADRAFNSYAHLSHGQDVKSVPKRESSKDLSSPDSRNCPAVTLTSPAKTKILPPRKGRGLKLEAIVQKITSPNIRRSASSNSAEAGGDTVTLDDILSLKSGPPEGGSVAVQDAEMEKRKGELVSDLVCPTSQELSIEKPLPRSSEEWRGSGDDKVKTETHPDTVTAGKDPPGTMTSATSQKPGSNQGRPDGSLGGTAPLIFSDSKNVPPAGVSAPEANPKAEEKENDTVTISPKQEGFPPKGYFPSGKKKGRPIGSVNKQKKQQPPPPPPQPPQIPEASADGEPKPKKQRQRRERRKPGAQPRKRKTKQAVPIVEPQEPEIKLKYATQPLDKTDAKNKSFFPYIHVVNKCELGAVCTIINAEEEEQTKLVRGRKGQRSLTPPPSSTESKALPASSFMLQGPVVTESSVMGHLVCCLCGKWASYRNMGDLFGPFYPQDYAATLPKNPPPKRATEMQSKVKVRHKSASNGSKTDTEEEDEQQQQKEQRSLAAHPRFKRRHRSEDCGGGPRSLSRGLPCKKATAEGSSEKTALDPKPSVPTTSEGGPELELQIPELPLDSNEFWVHEGCILWANGIYLVCGRLYGLQEALEIAREMKCSHCQEAGATLGCYNKGCSFRYHYPCAIDADCLLHEENFSVRCPKHKVRLWR, translated from the coding sequence ATGCAGTCCTTCCGGGAGCAAAGCAGTTACCACGGAGACCAGCAGAGCTACCCGCAGGAGGTACACGGCTCGTCCCGGATAGAAGAGTTCAGCCCGCGTCAAGCCCAGATGTTCCAGAATTTTGGGGGCGCAGGCGGCAGCAGtggcggcagcggcggcagcaGTGGCAGTGGCCGACGAGGAACGGCGACTACAGCAGCGATGGCTAGTGAAACCTCTGGCCATCAGGGCTACCAGGGTTTCAGGAAAGAGGCCGGAGACTTTTACTACATGACAGGCAGCAAAGACCCCGTGACGACAGGAACCCCGCAGCCGCCTCAGCGAAGGCCTTCGGGGCCCGTGCAGAGCTACGGACCCCCCCAGGGGAGCAGCTTCGGCAATCAGTATGGGAGCGAGGGGCACGTGGGCCAGTTTCAAGCACAGCACTCTGCTCTGGGCGGTGTGTCTCATTATCAGCAGGATTACACGGGGCCCTTCTCTCCAGGGAGTGCTCAGTACCAACAGCAGGCTtccagccagcagcagcagcagcaggtccAGCAGTTGAGGCAGCAGCTCTACCAGTCCCATCAGCCTCTGCCACAAACCACTGGCCAGCCAGCGTCTGGTTCATCCCATCTGCAGCCAATGCAGCGGACCTCAACGCTGCCGTCCTCTGCTACTGGCTACCAGCTGAGAGTGGGTCAGTTCGGCCAGCACTACCAGTCctccgccgcctcctcctcctcctccttcccttccccgcAGCGTTTCAGCCAGTCTGGCCAGAGCTACGATGGCAGTTACAGTGTGAATGCTGGCTCCCAGTATGAGGGACACAGCGTGGGTTCTAACGCACAGGCTTACGGAACACAGTCCAATTACAGCTATCAGCCTCAGTCTATGAAAAGTTTCGAACAGGCCAAGATGCCCCAAGGGAcgcagcaggggcagcagcaggcgcaGCCTCCGGCCCAGCCGCCGCAGCAGCACGCCCCTCAGCATGTGATGCAGTACAGCAACGCTGCCGGCAAGCTGCCCCTGCAGGCCCAGGTGGGGCAGTACAGCCAGCCGGAGGTGCCCGTGAGGTCCCCCATGCAGTTCCACCAGAACTTCAGCCCCATCTCGAACCCTTCCCCAGCGGCCTCTGTGGTTCAGTCTCCGAGCTGTAGCTCCACCCCATCTCCTCTGATGCAGAGTGGGGAGAACCTCCAGTGTGGGCAGGGCAGTGTGCCCATGGGttccagaaacagaattttaCAGTTAATGCCCCAGCTCAGCCCGACCCCCTCAATGATGCCCAGTCCTAATTCTCATGCTGCAGGCTTCAAAGGGTTTGGACTAGAAGGAGTGCCGGAAAAGCGACTGACAGATCCCGGGCTGAGTAGTTTGAGCGCCCTGAGTACTCAAGTGGCCAATCTTCCTAATACTGTGCAGCACATGCTCCTTTCTGATGCCCTGACACCTCAGAAGAAGAACGCCAAGAGGCCCTCCTCCTCTTCAAAGAAAGCAGACAGCTGCACAAACTCCGAAGGCTCCTCGCAGCCTGAAGAACAGCTGAAGTCCCCCATGGCCGAGTCGCTGGACGGAGGCTGCTCCAGCAGCTCCGAGGATCAGGGCGAGCGTGTGAGGCAGTTAAGTGGCCAGAGCACCAGCTCCGACACCACCTATAAGGGCGGAGCCTCTGAGAAGGCGGGCTCCTCACCGGCACAAGGCACTCAGAACGAAGCCCCCAGACTCAATGCCAGTCCTGCGGCCAGAGAAGAGGCTGCCTCGCCCGGTGCTAAGGACACTCCGCTGTCGTCCGAGGGCAACCCCAAAGTCAATGAGAAGACAGTTGGGGTGATTGTCTCCCGGGAAGCCATGACAGGTCGGGTAGAAAAGCCTGGTGGACAAGATAAAGGCTCCCAAGAGGATGATCCCGCAGCCCCCCAGAGGCCACCCAGCGCCGGAGGGGCCAAGGAAACCGGTCACCCCTCAGTCCCACAGCCAGAGCCCCCAGGGGGAGGgagcaaaggaagcaagaatgtAGATAATAACTCCAACCACAATGGAGAGGGAAACGGCCAGGGTGGGCACTCCGCGGTGGGCCCCAGTTTCATAGGCAGGAGTGAGCCCAGCAAATCTCCTGGAAGCCTGCGCTATAGTTACAAAGATAGTTTCGGGTCAGCCGTGCCAAGAAATGTCAGTGGCTTTCCTCAGTATCCTACAGGACAAGATAAGGGGGATTTCACTGGCCACGGGGAGCGAAAGGGGAGAAATGAGAAGTTCCCCAGCCTCCTGCAGGAAGTGCTTCAGGGTTACCACCACCACCCTGACAGGAGATACTCTAGGGGCACTCAGGAGCATCAGGGCGTGGCTGCGGGCCTGGAAGGAGCCACGCGGCCTAATGTCTTAGTCAGTCAGACCAATGAGTTAGCTAGCAGGGGCCTTTTGAACAAAAGCATCGGGTCCCTATTAGAAAACCCACACTGGGGGCCTTGGGAAAGGAAGTCAAGCGGCACGGCTCCCGAAATGAAACAGATCAATTTGGCTGACTACCCGATTCCCAGAAAGTTTGAAATAGAGCCTCAGTCATCGGCCCATGAGCCCGGGGGTTCCCTCTCTGAAAGAAGATCAGTGATCTGTGATATTTCTCCACTAAGACAGATTGTCAGGGACCCAGGGGCTCACTCACTGGGACACATGGGTGCTGACACCAGACTTGGGAGGAGTGAACGGCTCAATCCAAGTTTAAGTCAGTCGGTCATTCTTCCAGGTGGGTTGGTATCCatggaaacaaaactgaaatctCAGAGTGGGCAGATAAAGGAGGAAGACTTTGAACAATCCAAATCCCAAGCTAGTTTCAACAACAAGAAATCCGGAGACCACTGCCATCCTGCTAGCATCAAGCACGAGTCTTACCGAGGCAATGCTAGCCCTGGAGCAGCCCACGATTCCATCTCGGACTATGGCCCCCAAGACAGCAGACCCACACCAATGCGGCGGGTCCCTGGCAGAGTCGGTGGTCGGGAGGGCATGAGGGGTCGGTCCCCTTCGCAGTATCATGACTTCTCAGAAAAACTGAAGATGTCtcctgggagaagcagaggcccaGGGGGAGACCCTCATCACATGAACCCACACATGACCTTTTCAGAGAGGGCCAACCGGAGTTCTTTACACGCTCCTTTCTCTCCCAACTCAGAAAGCCTGGCCTCTGCTTACCACACAAACACTCGGGCTCATGCTTATGGGGACCCCAATGCAGGTTTGAATTCTCAGCTCCATTATAAGAGACAGATGTACCAACAGCAACAAGAGGAATATAAAGACTGGAGCAGCAGTTCTGCTCAGGGAGTGATCGCCGCAGCACAGCACAGGCAGGAGGGACCACGGAAGAGCCCAAGGCAGCAGCAGTTTCTTGACAGAGTGCGGAGCCCTCTGAAAAACGACAAAGATGGTATGATGTATGGCCCACCCATGGGGACTTACCATGACCCCAGCGGTCAGGAAGGGGGGCGCTGCCTCATGTCCAGTGATGGTCTGTCTAACAAAGGCATCGAATTGAAGCATGGCTCTCAGAAGTTACAACAGGAATCTTGTTGGGATCTTTCCCGGCAGACTTCTCCAGCCAAAAGCAGCGGTCCTCCGGGAATGTCCAGTCAGAAGAGGTATGGGCCGCCCCACGAGGCCGACGGACACGGGCTCGCCGACACGTCACAATCATCCAAACCCAGTAACGTCATGCTCAGGCTTCCAGGCCAAGAGGATCATTCCTCTCAAAACCCCCTAATCATGCGAAGGCGGGTGCGTTCCTTTATCTCTCCCATTCCCAGCAAGAGGCAGTCACAAGATGTGAAGAACAGTAACACCGAAGATAAAGGGCGCCTCCTTCACCCACCAAAAGAAGGCGCCGATAGAGCATTCAATTCCTATGCGCATCTTTCTCACGGTCAGGATGTCAAATCTGTCCCTAAGAGAGAATCCTCCAAGGACCTTTCAAGTCCAGATAGTAGAAACTGCCCTGCTGTTACCCTCACAAGTCCTGCTAAGACCAAAATACTGCCTCCCCGGAAGGGCCGGGGGTTGAAATTGGAAGCTATTGTTCAGAAGATCACGTCCCCAAATATTAGGAGGAGTGCATCCTCGAACAGTGCGGAGGCCGGGGGAGACACGGTTACTCTCGATGACATACTGTCTTTGAAGAGCGGCCCTCCCGAAGGTGGGAGCGTTGCTGTTCAGGATGCcgagatggagaagagaaaaggtgaGCTGGTATCTGACCTAGTCTGTCCAACAAGCCAGGAGTTGAGCATAGAAAAGCCCCTGCCACGGTCTTCAGAGGAGTGGCGTGGCAGTGGGGACGACAAAGTGAAGACCGAGACACACCCAGACACGGTCACTGCTGGAAAGGACCCCCCTGGTACCATGACATCTGCGACCTCACAGAAGCCTGGCAGTAACCAGGGGAGACCAGATGGTTCCCTTGGTGGGACTGCACCTTTAATCTTTTCTGACTCAAAGAATGTACCTCCAGCGGGCGTGTCGGCCCCTGAGGCAAACCCCAAggctgaagagaaagagaacgaTACAGTGACGATTTCCCCCAAACAAGAGGGCTTCCCCCCGAAGGGGTACTTCCcatcaggaaagaagaaggggagaCCCATTGGTAGTGTGaacaagcaaaagaaacagcAGCCACCGCCTCCACCCCCTCAGCCCCCTCAGATACCAGAAGCTTCTGCAGATGGAGAGCCAAAGCCAAAAAAGCAGAGGCAAAGGCGGGAGAGAAGGAAGCCTGGGGCACAGCCAAGGAAGCGGAAAACCAAACAAGCAGTTCCCATCGTGGAACCCCAAGAACCTGAGATCAAACTAAAGTATGCCACCCAGCCACTGGATAAAACTGATGCCAAGAACAAGTCTTTTTTCCCTTACATCCATGTAGTAAATAAGTGTGAACTTGGAGCCGTTTGTACAATCATCAATGCTGAAGAAGAAGAACAGACCAAATTGGTGAGGGGTCGGAAAGGTCAGCGGTCTCTGACCCCGCCACCCAGCAGCACTGAAAGCAAGGCGCTCCCAGCTTCATCCTTCATGCTGCAGGGCCCTGTTGTAACAGAGTCTTCtgttatggggcacctggtttGCTGTCTGTGTGGCAAGTGGGCCAGTTACCGGAACATGGGTGACCTCTTTGGACCCTTTTATCCTCAAGATTATGCAGCCACTCTCCCGAAGAACCCGCCTCCCAAGCGGGCCACGGAGATGCAGAGCAAAGTGAAGGTACGGCACAAAAGCGCTTCGAACGGCTCCAAGACGGACACTGAGGAGGAGGacgagcagcagcagcagaaggagcagaggagcctggccGCCCACCCCAGGTTTAAGCGGCGACACCGCTCGGAAGACTGCGGTGGAGGCCCTCGGTCCCTGTCCCGGGGGCTCCCCTGTAAGAAAGCCACCGCCGAGGGCAGCAGCGAAAAGACTGCTTTGGACCCAAAGCCCTCCGTGCCCACCACTTCAGAAGGTGGCCCCGAGCTGGAGTTACAAATCCCTGAACTACCTCTTGACAGCAATGAATTTTGGGTCCATGAGGGTTGTATTCTCTGGGCCAATGGAATCTACCTGGTCTGCGGCAGGCTCTACGGCCTGCAGGAGGCGCTGGAAATAGCCAGAGAGATG